In the Terriglobales bacterium genome, one interval contains:
- a CDS encoding glycosyltransferase family 4 protein, with translation MAATAQIPEAVANVDFAAGCGRSILILNQTFYPDVVSTAQHAADLAVALVGAGYRVTVLTGAHAYDDPSREFPAREAWRGMQIIRVSGTAFGKGARWRRAADFGTYMAACAARAALLQHHDLTIALTSPPLISFLGSLLLPLKKTGALLFWAMDLNPDEAIAAGWLRERSLPGRVLSSMQLQSMHRATRIVALDDFMKERMIAKGLAADKIDVISPWTHEPVSFDAAASGEFRAQHGLAGKFVVMYSGNHSPCHPLDTVIEAARRLESDPRIVFCFVGGGSEHRRLREIARQQNLRNLIFLPYQPLEELGASLSAADLHLVVMGEPFVGIIHPCKIYNVLRVGAPVLYIGPSPSHITDLLAELNSSQTYRANNGDVEGVVEKILDAAAVPHRANPRHVSFAEKFSHQVLISRMLDVVREALATSEARA, from the coding sequence GTGGCGGCAACAGCCCAAATTCCCGAGGCAGTGGCGAACGTAGATTTCGCAGCCGGCTGCGGCCGCAGCATCCTCATTCTGAACCAGACGTTTTATCCTGACGTTGTTTCCACGGCGCAGCACGCCGCCGATCTGGCGGTCGCGCTGGTGGGGGCCGGCTACCGGGTCACGGTTCTGACCGGCGCGCACGCTTACGACGATCCTTCCAGGGAATTCCCGGCGCGTGAAGCGTGGCGTGGTATGCAAATCATCCGCGTCAGCGGAACTGCATTTGGCAAAGGGGCGCGATGGCGCCGCGCCGCTGATTTCGGCACCTACATGGCCGCCTGCGCCGCGCGCGCCGCCCTGCTGCAACATCACGACCTCACCATTGCGCTCACCTCGCCGCCATTGATTTCCTTCCTCGGGTCTTTGTTGTTGCCGTTGAAGAAAACGGGGGCGCTGCTGTTCTGGGCCATGGACCTGAATCCCGACGAGGCCATCGCCGCGGGCTGGCTTCGCGAGCGGTCGCTCCCGGGCCGCGTGCTCTCCAGCATGCAGCTGCAAAGCATGCACCGGGCCACTCGCATCGTCGCCCTCGACGATTTCATGAAAGAGCGAATGATCGCCAAGGGACTTGCCGCCGACAAGATCGACGTCATCTCGCCGTGGACCCACGAGCCGGTGAGTTTCGATGCGGCTGCCTCCGGGGAGTTTCGCGCACAGCACGGCCTGGCGGGTAAGTTTGTGGTGATGTATTCCGGAAACCACAGTCCCTGCCATCCGCTGGACACTGTGATCGAAGCAGCGCGTCGCCTCGAATCTGATCCGCGCATCGTCTTCTGCTTCGTGGGCGGAGGCAGCGAACATCGCCGCCTGCGGGAAATCGCGCGCCAGCAAAACCTGCGCAACCTGATTTTCCTGCCCTATCAGCCGCTGGAAGAACTGGGAGCGTCGCTTTCGGCAGCCGACCTTCACCTCGTCGTCATGGGGGAACCCTTCGTCGGCATTATCCATCCGTGCAAGATTTACAACGTTCTGCGCGTCGGAGCTCCAGTTCTCTACATCGGCCCTTCGCCAAGCCACATCACCGATCTCCTCGCGGAGCTGAACAGCAGCCAAACCTACAGGGCGAATAACGGAGACGTGGAAGGCGTGGTCGAAAAAATTCTCGACGCCGCCGCTGTTCCGCATCGCGCAAATCCACGTCATGTCAGCTTCGCGGAAAAATTTTCGCACCAGGTTCTCATCTCTCGAATGCTCGATGTAGTGCGCGAGGCCTTGGCAACCAGCGAAGCGCGCGCCTGA
- a CDS encoding J domain-containing protein — protein MATATKNYYETLGVKKSASPDEIRKAFRKLARKYHPDVNPGDKSAEEKFKLISEANDVLSDPKKRKIYDQLGYYSDNIDPAAAEAYARGGGFGAGGFGGPPPGGGRGQGQEVPFDFSGFDFSDMFEGGGGPQQQRRGGGGFRDIFSSMFSGGRGGAAVQEEPEPGTDLEYQVSVGFWQAIRGAVMRLNITRLDSCAKCHGRGYIESPGVCPECKGSGHIQQTSGRMKFNTVCPRCGGTGKQRSACNVCGGEGVVQRTEPLEVRIKPGTRDGQRIRIAGKGNAGPHGGPPGDLYIIVKTEDHPVFHREGDDIYVSVPVSMTEAALGAKVEVPTIDGRALLRIPPGTQSGQKLRLREKGVPSAIKDGKRGDEIVEVKIAVPMPRDEKTKELLRELAKLNPDDPRAELWAKV, from the coding sequence ATGGCCACCGCCACCAAAAACTATTACGAAACTCTCGGAGTGAAGAAGTCCGCCTCCCCCGATGAGATTCGTAAGGCGTTTCGCAAGCTGGCGCGCAAGTACCATCCTGACGTCAATCCCGGCGACAAGTCGGCGGAAGAAAAATTCAAGCTGATCTCCGAGGCCAACGACGTCCTGAGCGATCCCAAGAAGCGCAAGATCTACGATCAACTCGGCTACTACAGCGACAATATCGACCCGGCTGCGGCGGAGGCCTACGCGCGGGGCGGCGGCTTCGGCGCCGGCGGCTTTGGCGGTCCGCCTCCGGGCGGCGGGCGCGGCCAAGGTCAGGAAGTGCCCTTCGATTTCAGCGGCTTCGATTTCTCCGACATGTTTGAGGGTGGCGGTGGTCCGCAGCAACAGCGTCGCGGTGGCGGCGGGTTCCGTGACATCTTCTCCAGCATGTTCAGCGGCGGCCGCGGCGGCGCCGCCGTCCAGGAAGAGCCGGAACCCGGCACCGACTTGGAATACCAGGTCAGTGTCGGCTTCTGGCAGGCGATCCGCGGCGCCGTGATGCGCTTGAATATCACCCGTCTGGATAGCTGCGCCAAGTGCCACGGGCGCGGCTACATCGAATCGCCGGGCGTCTGCCCGGAGTGCAAAGGCTCCGGACACATCCAGCAGACCAGCGGGCGCATGAAGTTCAACACCGTGTGCCCGCGCTGTGGCGGCACCGGCAAGCAGCGGTCGGCGTGTAACGTCTGCGGCGGCGAGGGGGTGGTGCAGCGCACCGAACCGCTCGAAGTTCGCATCAAGCCCGGCACCCGCGACGGCCAGCGCATTCGCATTGCCGGCAAAGGAAACGCGGGCCCGCACGGTGGCCCGCCGGGTGATCTCTACATTATCGTCAAGACGGAAGACCATCCCGTCTTCCATCGCGAGGGCGACGATATTTACGTGAGCGTGCCGGTCAGCATGACCGAAGCGGCGCTCGGCGCGAAGGTCGAGGTCCCCACCATCGATGGCCGCGCCCTGCTGCGCATTCCGCCCGGCACGCAGTCGGGACAGAAGCTGCGCTTGCGCGAAAAAGGTGTCCCGTCGGCGATCAAAGACGGCAAGCGCGGCGACGAGATCGTCGAGGTCAAGATCGCCGTCCCCATGCCGCGCGACGAGAAGACGAAAGAACTGCTGCGCGAACTGGCCAAGCTGAACCCAGACGACCCGCGGGCAGAGTTGTGGGCCAAGGTCTAG
- a CDS encoding glycosyltransferase, whose translation MPPIKIVHVVPSFYPAHSYGGPIQSVYALTNALARQGCEVRVLTTNANGLGAVLPVDTAREHRLGDGISVRYCPRRVRHSVSPELLRVLPDYVRWADVVHLTAVYNFTTFPTLAMARRHRKPVVWSPRGALQRWTGSRRPNVKAIWELVARGLATNHLVLHVTSEQESIESLRKFPAARAELIPNGIEIPAAVSHEESKGPLRLLFIGRIDPKKGIENLLDACARLDFPSVLTIAGSGEEAYLRSIEARVHRLGLDEMATMTGEVRDDAKERVYWQADICMVPSFTENFALVVAEALARAVPVIASRGTPWQAVERKGCGRWVENSPESLASAITQLRSMPLREMGRRGREWMQQDFSWDTIGARMVAVYRELLAEKGATAAAT comes from the coding sequence ATGCCGCCGATCAAAATCGTGCATGTGGTCCCGTCGTTCTATCCGGCGCACAGTTACGGCGGTCCCATCCAATCCGTGTATGCGTTGACGAACGCCTTGGCGCGCCAGGGTTGCGAAGTTCGGGTACTCACCACCAATGCCAACGGACTCGGCGCGGTCCTGCCGGTAGATACCGCACGCGAACATCGGCTTGGCGACGGCATATCCGTACGCTATTGCCCGCGCCGCGTGCGCCACTCCGTCTCCCCGGAATTGCTGCGCGTGCTGCCGGATTATGTCCGCTGGGCCGACGTAGTTCATCTCACCGCCGTATACAATTTCACGACTTTCCCAACCCTTGCCATGGCGCGCCGGCACCGCAAGCCAGTGGTGTGGTCGCCGCGGGGAGCGCTCCAGCGTTGGACCGGCTCGCGACGGCCGAACGTTAAAGCGATTTGGGAGTTGGTCGCGCGAGGCCTGGCCACTAACCACCTCGTTCTTCACGTCACCAGCGAGCAGGAAAGCATCGAGAGCCTGCGGAAATTTCCCGCCGCCCGCGCCGAGCTGATTCCTAACGGAATCGAGATCCCCGCGGCTGTCTCGCACGAGGAGAGCAAGGGTCCGTTGCGTTTGCTCTTCATCGGCCGCATCGACCCGAAGAAAGGAATTGAAAACCTGCTGGACGCCTGCGCGCGCCTCGATTTTCCCTCGGTGCTCACGATTGCCGGCAGCGGAGAAGAGGCTTACTTGCGTTCCATTGAGGCGCGGGTTCACCGCCTCGGCCTGGACGAGATGGCGACCATGACGGGCGAGGTGCGCGACGATGCCAAGGAGCGCGTCTATTGGCAGGCCGACATCTGCATGGTGCCGTCGTTCACGGAAAATTTTGCCCTCGTGGTTGCCGAAGCGCTGGCGCGCGCGGTGCCGGTCATTGCCAGTCGCGGTACCCCGTGGCAGGCGGTGGAACGAAAAGGCTGTGGCCGCTGGGTGGAGAACAGTCCGGAGAGCCTGGCTTCCGCCATCACGCAACTTCGCTCGATGCCTTTGCGCGAGATGGGCCGGCGCGGGCGTGAGTGGATGCAGCAAGATTTCTCCTGGGACACAATTGGCGCGCGCATGGTTGCTGTTTATCGGGAGTTGCTGGCGGAAAAAGGCGCGACTGCTGCCGCCACATAG
- a CDS encoding NAD-dependent epimerase/dehydratase family protein, with amino-acid sequence MASAERRVLVTGAGGFIGHHLVKRLKTEGCWVRGVDIKPPEYEPTSADEFEILDLRGWDNCLLATRGNIGQVYNLAADMGGIGYITASLADIARNNTLINTHMLEAARANGIRKFLYSSSACVYAGYKQKEAEIAPLKEEDAYPADPEPGYGWEKLYAEQLCQYYWHDFRFETRIVRFHNVYGPLGTYDGGKEKAPAAISRKVALARDGGQIEVWGDGLQTRSFMYVDDCVEGLIRLMASEYRDPLNLGRDDMISVNDLVKLIARIAGKTLSIRHNLSKPQGVRGRNSDNTRLRNVLGWEPAITLEQGLRVTYRWIESELAEAGQIPAMAVAAAAAATAAPAQ; translated from the coding sequence TTGGCAAGTGCTGAGCGACGCGTACTGGTGACAGGCGCTGGTGGGTTCATCGGCCATCATCTGGTCAAGCGGCTGAAGACCGAAGGCTGTTGGGTGCGCGGCGTAGACATCAAGCCGCCGGAATACGAGCCGACGAGCGCCGACGAGTTCGAAATTCTCGACCTGCGCGGCTGGGACAACTGCCTGCTGGCGACGCGCGGCAATATCGGACAGGTCTATAACCTGGCAGCCGACATGGGCGGCATCGGTTACATTACCGCCTCCCTGGCCGATATTGCGCGCAACAACACGCTGATCAACACTCACATGCTGGAAGCAGCCCGTGCCAACGGGATCCGCAAGTTTCTCTATTCGTCCTCCGCCTGCGTTTACGCCGGCTATAAGCAGAAAGAGGCAGAGATCGCGCCGCTGAAAGAGGAGGACGCCTATCCCGCCGATCCGGAGCCCGGCTACGGGTGGGAAAAGCTGTACGCCGAGCAGCTGTGCCAGTACTACTGGCACGATTTCAGGTTCGAGACGCGGATTGTCCGCTTCCACAACGTCTATGGCCCGCTGGGTACCTACGATGGGGGCAAGGAAAAAGCGCCGGCGGCAATATCGCGCAAGGTGGCCCTGGCGAGGGACGGCGGACAGATCGAAGTTTGGGGCGACGGGCTGCAGACGCGCTCGTTCATGTACGTGGACGACTGCGTCGAGGGATTGATTCGCCTGATGGCGTCGGAATACCGCGATCCGCTCAATCTGGGGCGCGACGACATGATCTCGGTGAATGATCTGGTGAAACTGATTGCGCGCATCGCCGGAAAAACGCTGAGCATTCGCCACAATCTTTCAAAGCCGCAAGGAGTCCGCGGACGTAACAGCGACAATACGCGGCTGCGCAACGTGCTGGGCTGGGAACCGGCGATCACACTGGAGCAAGGTCTGCGGGTGACCTACCGCTGGATCGAAAGCGAACTCGCCGAAGCGGGCCAAATTCCCGCGATGGCGGTAGCGGCAGCGGCGGCGGCAACCGCGGCCCCAGCGCAGTAG
- a CDS encoding MraY family glycosyltransferase — MFVISLSSFAIALLLSFALTRYVRNSAVKRGFVSLPDAERHIHTSALPRIGGIAIYAALVVALFLVLSYAYFHPMHQTFHLHTLVFLLVPGTLVFLLGLYDDLRGIGPYWKFFFQGIAAVIVFAGGLRIVALPILFGSSTFGWAASLVITIFWILWITNAFNLIDGVDGLATGSALFSTFVVFVVSALNGNHFGLLITATLSGALIGFLRFNFNPATIFLGDCGSLFVGFMLGALSLHGQKSPTMVAVAIPVVSFGLPILETLLSVVRRFMNGKPLFQADCEHIHHKLLKRGLTVRQTTLVLYAVSAAFGLLSLFLLLPGGGPVALVLTVLGGIMWVGVQHLGYHEWFEIQRVAKRTLDQKQVIVNNLAVRRAMDELGDCDGIRKLRALLARTFEENDFDGYELEYLPAVRNGIGPEAIRLSWCKPTAVVLGTSAVWRMELPLSGDKGRGQFRLYREYSDKPLMFDINLLTRYFPAELAKALDRAARNQIKGEKALVAAAVSGSRPLPQFETQA, encoded by the coding sequence GTGTTCGTAATCAGCCTGAGCAGTTTTGCCATTGCTCTGTTGCTTTCATTTGCGCTCACCCGATACGTACGGAATTCAGCGGTCAAGCGCGGATTCGTTTCGCTTCCGGACGCGGAGCGTCACATCCACACCTCGGCGTTGCCGCGAATCGGCGGCATCGCCATTTATGCCGCCCTCGTCGTCGCCCTGTTCCTTGTCCTCTCCTACGCTTATTTTCACCCGATGCACCAGACCTTCCACTTGCACACCCTGGTTTTCCTTCTGGTGCCGGGAACGCTGGTTTTCCTGCTCGGCCTCTATGACGACCTGCGAGGCATCGGCCCCTATTGGAAATTTTTCTTCCAAGGTATCGCCGCCGTGATCGTCTTTGCCGGCGGGTTGCGCATTGTCGCTCTGCCCATCCTGTTTGGCTCCTCGACATTCGGCTGGGCGGCATCGCTGGTGATCACCATCTTCTGGATTCTCTGGATTACCAACGCTTTCAACCTAATCGACGGCGTGGACGGGCTGGCCACCGGCTCGGCGCTGTTCTCCACCTTCGTGGTTTTCGTGGTTTCCGCCCTCAACGGCAATCATTTCGGATTGCTGATCACCGCCACCTTGTCGGGCGCACTGATCGGATTCCTGCGCTTTAATTTCAATCCTGCCACGATATTCCTAGGCGACTGTGGCAGCCTGTTTGTCGGTTTCATGCTGGGGGCGCTCTCCCTGCATGGGCAGAAATCGCCGACCATGGTGGCGGTTGCGATCCCGGTGGTCTCCTTCGGTTTGCCGATCCTGGAGACACTGCTCTCCGTCGTTCGGCGTTTCATGAACGGCAAGCCGCTCTTCCAGGCCGATTGCGAGCATATCCATCACAAGCTGCTGAAGCGCGGGCTGACCGTGCGCCAGACGACCCTGGTGCTGTACGCCGTGTCCGCCGCCTTCGGGCTCCTTAGCCTTTTCTTATTGTTGCCGGGCGGCGGGCCGGTGGCGCTGGTCCTCACCGTGCTCGGCGGAATCATGTGGGTGGGCGTCCAGCACCTTGGCTATCACGAATGGTTCGAAATTCAGCGCGTCGCGAAGCGCACGCTGGATCAGAAGCAGGTCATCGTCAACAACCTTGCGGTGCGCCGCGCCATGGATGAGCTGGGCGATTGCGACGGCATCAGGAAACTGCGAGCACTGCTGGCGCGGACGTTCGAGGAAAACGATTTCGACGGCTACGAACTCGAGTACCTGCCGGCCGTGAGGAACGGCATCGGTCCCGAGGCAATCCGGCTTTCCTGGTGCAAGCCGACGGCTGTCGTCCTGGGCACGTCCGCCGTCTGGCGCATGGAGTTGCCGCTCTCCGGCGACAAGGGGCGAGGCCAGTTCCGGCTCTACCGCGAATACTCCGACAAGCCGCTGATGTTCGATATCAACCTGCTGACGCGCTATTTTCCCGCGGAACTCGCGAAGGCACTGGACCGTGCCGCGCGCAACCAGATCAAGGGAGAAAAGGCGCTTGTCGCAGCGGCGGTATCGGGCTCGCGGCCGTTGCCCCAGTTCGAGACACAGGCATGA
- a CDS encoding helix-turn-helix transcriptional regulator, whose amino-acid sequence MMAKRRGKGAYMISSVAEMYGIHPQTLRLYEREGLLKPSRTEGNTRLYTDEDLARLEVILSLARDLGVNISGIAIILDMRARMEEMQRQMHEFLNHFQQEMIARMSHADASKGAIIPVRRGVSPVPFSSKEKR is encoded by the coding sequence ATCATGGCGAAGAGACGAGGCAAAGGCGCATACATGATCTCCTCCGTCGCGGAGATGTACGGCATTCATCCGCAGACGTTGCGTCTGTACGAGCGCGAGGGGCTGCTCAAGCCGTCGCGCACCGAGGGGAATACGCGTCTTTATACCGACGAGGACTTGGCGCGCCTGGAAGTCATTCTCTCGTTGGCCCGAGATTTGGGCGTCAACATCAGCGGCATTGCCATCATTCTCGACATGCGCGCCCGCATGGAGGAAATGCAGCGCCAGATGCACGAGTTCCTGAATCACTTCCAGCAGGAGATGATTGCGCGCATGAGCCATGCCGACGCCAGCAAAGGCGCGATCATTCCTGTGCGTCGCGGCGTCTCCCCTGTTCCATTCAGCAGCAAGGAAAAAAGATAA
- a CDS encoding glycosyltransferase family 2 protein, translated as MPTRNLIATELSAASDRTVPPAAVSVVILACDEERNLPDCLASLQGLACELFVVDSGSTDRTREIAAAAGAVVVEHPFENYSAQRNWAQHNLPLQADWVLHLDSDERLTPELVVEINSTLRTPPAGVDGFLFRKRTVFMGRWIRHGGHYPAYHLRLFRKDRGSCEQRLYDQHFVVPGKTVALRHDYVDVLTSDLDQWTLRHLRWAELEAREALGGERAPDRVSPDAFGNPIQRRRWLRESFYGRWPLFVRPFLYWVYRYIFRLGFLDGRQGLVFHFLQGCWFRLMIDVKIYELRKRR; from the coding sequence TTGCCTACCAGGAATCTGATTGCGACCGAATTGTCCGCCGCCAGCGATCGCACCGTGCCGCCCGCGGCTGTTTCCGTCGTGATCCTGGCCTGCGACGAGGAACGCAATTTGCCCGATTGCCTGGCCAGCCTGCAAGGACTCGCTTGCGAATTATTCGTCGTCGATTCCGGCAGCACCGATCGCACCCGCGAGATCGCCGCCGCCGCGGGCGCGGTGGTGGTGGAGCACCCATTCGAAAACTACTCCGCGCAGCGTAACTGGGCGCAGCACAACCTGCCGCTCCAGGCTGACTGGGTACTGCACCTGGATTCCGATGAGCGTCTTACCCCGGAGCTGGTCGTCGAGATCAACAGCACGCTGCGAACTCCTCCCGCCGGCGTTGACGGTTTTCTGTTTCGCAAGCGCACTGTCTTCATGGGCCGCTGGATCCGCCACGGGGGGCATTATCCGGCGTACCACCTGCGATTGTTTCGCAAGGACCGCGGCAGTTGTGAACAGCGCTTGTACGATCAGCATTTCGTTGTTCCGGGAAAAACCGTAGCGCTCCGCCACGACTACGTTGACGTCCTGACCTCCGACCTCGACCAGTGGACGCTGCGTCACCTCCGCTGGGCGGAATTGGAAGCCCGGGAAGCATTAGGAGGAGAACGCGCCCCCGACCGCGTGAGCCCAGACGCATTCGGCAATCCCATTCAGCGCCGCCGATGGCTGCGAGAAAGTTTTTATGGCCGCTGGCCGCTGTTTGTCCGCCCGTTTCTCTACTGGGTCTACCGCTATATCTTTCGCCTGGGATTTCTCGACGGCCGCCAGGGCCTGGTGTTTCATTTTCTCCAGGGCTGCTGGTTCCGCTTGATGATCGACGTGAAAATCTACGAACTCCGCAAACGCCGGTAG
- a CDS encoding carbamoyltransferase C-terminal domain-containing protein has product MFEQSQVAKQVSRRGECLYILGINAYHGDAAAALVKDGHLVAAVEEERFNRKKHCAGFPTLAVRYCLEEAGIKASDLDHIGISRDPSANLHKKILFSLTRLTKVGNLIGTRLANAAKVRSLKDELARGLGITSDSFRAQFHNVEHHKAHMASCFLVSDFDRAAILSIDGFGDFISTMWGLGEGVKMQVLGEIEFPHSMGCVYTATTQFLGFPHYGDEGKVMGLAPYGKPRFLDQFRDIVTTEKDGRFQLNLDYFLHHSEGVDMTWDEGSPTVGRIFSDKFIETFGPAREKGGPMRSHHEDIAASLQARLEEVSFHVLQHLYDQTGSDRLCLSGGVAFNSVMNGKILLHTPFKQIYAQPAAGDAGTAVGVCYYLYHLQLHQPRAYVMDHAYTGPGYENGHIESAVRDSGLRHTRLQPECVTRMAARAIAEGQIVGWFQGRMEFGPRALGNRSIVVDPRRAEMKDILNARIKKREPFRPFAPSILEERVSEYFEQSHPAPSMLMVYQVKEDKRAQIPAVTHVDGSGRLQTVSRSTNARYYDLIRDFEEITGVPVVLNTSFNEDEPIVCTPQEALSCFQRTRMDKLFLGDYMVEH; this is encoded by the coding sequence ATGTTCGAACAATCTCAGGTGGCGAAGCAGGTTTCGCGCCGAGGAGAATGTTTGTACATCCTGGGGATAAACGCCTACCACGGTGATGCCGCGGCTGCCTTGGTCAAAGACGGCCACCTGGTGGCCGCGGTGGAGGAAGAGCGCTTCAACCGCAAGAAGCACTGCGCCGGCTTTCCAACTCTCGCCGTGCGCTATTGCCTGGAAGAAGCAGGCATCAAGGCCTCGGACCTGGACCACATCGGCATCTCGCGCGATCCATCGGCAAACCTGCACAAAAAGATCCTGTTTTCCCTGACGCGGCTGACCAAAGTCGGCAACCTGATCGGCACGCGCCTGGCGAACGCCGCGAAAGTGCGCAGCCTGAAAGATGAATTGGCACGCGGGCTCGGCATCACCAGCGACAGCTTCCGCGCCCAGTTTCATAACGTGGAGCACCACAAGGCGCACATGGCGAGCTGTTTCCTGGTCTCGGATTTCGACCGCGCCGCCATCCTTTCCATCGACGGCTTCGGCGACTTCATCAGCACCATGTGGGGCCTTGGAGAGGGTGTGAAGATGCAGGTTCTGGGCGAGATCGAGTTTCCCCACTCGATGGGCTGCGTCTACACCGCCACCACCCAGTTTCTCGGCTTCCCGCACTATGGCGATGAAGGCAAGGTGATGGGGCTGGCACCCTACGGCAAGCCGCGGTTCCTCGATCAGTTTCGCGACATCGTCACCACCGAGAAGGACGGCCGCTTCCAGCTGAACCTCGACTACTTCCTGCATCACTCCGAGGGCGTCGACATGACGTGGGACGAGGGCTCACCCACGGTTGGCCGCATCTTCTCCGACAAGTTCATCGAAACCTTCGGCCCGGCTCGCGAGAAGGGTGGGCCGATGCGTTCACATCACGAGGACATCGCGGCATCGCTGCAGGCGCGGCTGGAGGAAGTGAGTTTCCATGTTCTGCAACACCTGTACGATCAGACGGGCAGCGACCGCCTGTGCCTGTCCGGTGGCGTGGCCTTTAACTCGGTGATGAACGGCAAAATCCTGTTGCATACGCCGTTCAAGCAGATCTATGCGCAGCCGGCCGCCGGTGACGCGGGCACCGCGGTCGGTGTTTGCTACTACCTCTATCACCTGCAACTGCACCAGCCGCGCGCTTACGTGATGGACCACGCCTACACCGGGCCGGGGTACGAGAACGGTCACATCGAATCCGCGGTACGCGATTCCGGCTTGCGCCACACTCGCCTGCAACCGGAGTGCGTGACGCGCATGGCGGCACGCGCCATTGCCGAAGGCCAGATCGTGGGTTGGTTCCAGGGCCGCATGGAGTTTGGACCGCGCGCGCTGGGAAACCGCAGCATCGTGGTCGATCCGCGCCGCGCCGAAATGAAAGACATCCTCAATGCGCGCATCAAGAAGCGGGAACCGTTTCGGCCATTCGCGCCCTCCATCCTGGAAGAACGCGTCTCCGAGTACTTCGAGCAGTCGCACCCCGCGCCCAGCATGTTGATGGTTTACCAGGTCAAAGAAGACAAGCGGGCGCAGATCCCGGCGGTGACCCACGTCGACGGTTCGGGACGGCTGCAGACCGTGTCGCGCTCCACGAACGCGCGCTACTATGACCTGATCCGCGACTTCGAGGAGATCACGGGCGTTCCCGTGGTGCTCAACACTTCCTTCAACGAAGACGAGCCAATCGTGTGTACACCACAGGAGGCGCTCAGCTGTTTCCAGCGCACCCGCATGGACAAACTTTTTCTCGGCGATTACATGGTCGAGCACTGA